The Oryza brachyantha chromosome 7, ObraRS2, whole genome shotgun sequence genomic interval GaccatattttaaattttaactaccAGTCTTGCCTTGTTTTCTcaattttgattatttgatcccacttttcaaaaataaaactactaTCTAACCCTATTCCATAAAATTACGTTAGCGGTATTAAAATCAAGACCAAAATGACAGTTGTCCCCTTTCCTTTTTGTACCCTGGTTACTTAAGATTTTGCTTATTTAACAAATTTGACAACATTTTGATTGAACCTTgataaatttagtacaaatctTGGTACAGACAAAACTTTGAGAAAGTATGGTCAAATAAGTAAGGGTATAAATGGTATTTTGGTCTCGAGTTTaaataagttgattttatggaaTAGGGTCATACGGTtactttattttgaaaaacatgGTTAAATAAGCAAAGTTAAGAAAACAATGTTTCCATTTATCTTTGTAGATGGTGACTTCGGTGGACACTAATTTGTTTGTCTTCAACTCTCCGCTACTCGGCCTCATGCGGATGGTTTGCACAGCTGCTCCTCTCGAGGAGCACCCTGATCTTTTTCGCTCCTATTTATgctatgtttataagtcaaaatttaaatttttaatattaaatttagagttaatttttgggtttttatcgaactttatttttcaaccatgGCTTTGTAGGAATTTAACTTTGTATGgttaaattttttggtttgtcTTTCGAGAGAAAACGGCTGAAACTACGCCATGTTTATATTAAGGTGGAGAGAGGAACAAAACCCTATTGTTCAGGGCTCGTTTGGaacacaaaaatgaaaaggcacattatagaaaaaaaaagtagaaatatgatatgattgcatatgaaaaatataggattaaaaacatagaaaaaatcacaccttaatagataaaaacacATGATTCTTGCTAATTAAGTACAAAACATAGTATTTGTTGCTTTGATGAATGTCTAGATTATGATTATTTGAATTCACATACATTGATTTGCCTTGGAcatttcaaaggaaaaaaaaagcttctaATGAATGTTCAAATCCTTACGTCCTATGAAATCCGGGGCAAATGaaaatttcctccaaatttCATATGCCATTTTCCTCCAAACCAAAAGAGTGATTAGTAAACAAATCCTACAGGAATTGAATCCTTCGgttttcctctaaaattcgTACAGTTCAGAGGGGACCTTATTAGCTGGtttgtctgtttttttttacctttcaCAACTCCGATCATGAGCTGGATTTAGAATTTCACACATACTATTAGAGAAATATACAGGctgcaacaacaaaaattgCATCGGATGCTGTCGCTCTCAAGAAAAGCCCCGCGTTGAATTTTCGTAGCATTTCTGAGAATGCCTGAATACGTGGTCTCAATCCGAAGAAAAGGATGGATAGATGCAGACGTGGAATTCGGCAAACCAACTGTTGGTGCCCATAAAAAACGTAACATCATCGGTGCCAATTCGTAAATCGACGCTCCATTTCTTCTGTTTGGAAATATGCCACTTGGATAGATTGAgggtttagttcccaaaatcttttctaaaaacatcgtatcgaatctttggacatctaaatgaatcactaaatatatacataaacattaaaactaattacataattatggaggaaatcgtgagacgaatcttttaaccctaattagcacatgattagccataagtgctacagtaatcaacatgtgctaatgatggattaattagacttaaaaaattcgtctcgcgattttcaggcggaatctaaaatttattttataattagactacgtttaatacttcaaatatttaaccatACGCGTCGATGTTACCTCTCCCCACAAAATTTTTGCCATCCGAACGTCGCCTGATTGCTGTGAAAATGGCAATGTGCACACAGATTGCCCCCATTGCccttattttgctttttttttttttgcgtgcaGTCGAACGCCTCACACTATCGGCTCGTAAGCCGGTATGTGTatgcataaattatttagcatTAAAAGAGTAATTGGCCTTAAATAGGATTACCCGTATCAAATCTATGATTTGAATTCAGGTGGGTTGGTTCACCACAAGGAACCTAACCTGTTAGGCTAAGGGCACTTCCCCTTATTTTACACTTTGGTTTACCATGAATAGTAACACCTTCTTGTActagaaattgttttttcttttttgtgtttGAAAACTCGCACATTTGATAAAAGGGTCATTGAGACCACTCTACATGAGTTGGAACAATGCTGATGGCATATGTGATTGGAAATACATGTAGTTTCGTATAAAAGCTCCTCGAGAGTGgacaaaatacatattttacaacaaTTTTCActtgtccaaaaaaaaacaacatttttcaATAGATTTACCTCTATTTCAGGTAATAAgttcttttgtatttttataaatatacaagaGTCTGGCCTATTTTCATCTTATGTCACCTCATAGTGATGCTTCTTAAGGGGAGAGTGCGTGCAAGAGAAAAGATATGTTACATATTCGCGGAACATTGGCCCTCTCACATCTGAAATGTTTTAAATTAAGTTAGAATGTTTAAAATGTTGTGTATGTTCTGTTCTTAAAAAGAGAAAGGCAAGAAATACACTATCAACTTAAAAGGGAACGAGAAAAATGAGCACAAATACTTCCTCCAATTTTAAACAAATATCATCGACCACAGCGATCCTTACGCTTTGGCCACTTAtctcctttttttaataaaaaaagtaagtactttaaaaCATGCAATCATACCAAGTTATATTGCATTCTAATCATAAAcatgaaattttcatttatattagtTCAACCATTTAAAAGTTACTTCCTCCATTTAAtactataaaacattttaacTTTCTATGGATTTTAGTTCTGACTAAATTTATAGCAGTATGTAGCAGCTTCtacaacaacaaattaatttcattaaatatattttaatagtataaatttgttttgtgttaaaaaatGTTACCGTGTTTTCCAAATAAACATAATCAAACCTAAGTAAGTTTGACTTTGAACGGTTTGTAGTTCGAAATGGAAGAGCTGGTGTTATTTGATAATGGATGAGCATGTAGTCTGCGATTATGAGCAAGAGTCTCCCGAGCCCGAAGAAAACTAATCGACTGTAAAAAGGAGGGCAATTTATCGAGGgagaaaaacgtagtaatagattaatatattattaattataaaaaaattaaaaatagattaatatgatattttaaagtaattttttttatttttcataaaaacacaTTGTATAGCCGTTTGAGATGTGTGCGTATGGACAACAGGAGAATCTGAATAAATAGGAGGGGAtaccgaacgtggcctaaatATCTCCCATTGATTAATCTCTTCTATGTTTGCAAACTTCTTTTGAATATCTATGTTTGCAAACTTCTTTTGGATATTTCTGTTCAGCGCTCAAAATCCTCCGAAATCACCGTTTTTCCGTCGTCCCATGCCCCTACGCAATTTAAACGTGACCGGGTGGTCTTGTCCGCGGGGAGCTGGTTCAAGCGGACATCCCTCCACgtcctcacctcctcctcctactactccaggaaaaagaaaaccaaccCTCCTTTTGTGACCCCCCCCTGCTCACTGcccagtgggccccaccgcgagtgggccccacttaCGCCGCAGGCGGACGAGCCGCACCAcagccgcgcgccgcggcgtcctCACTCCCTCGTTTAAAAGGCGGCGCGAGCGAGCGACACggcaagcggcggcggtggaggcggcggagcgaaAAAACAGTAGGTCGTCTTCTACCTCCGGCCACGGAGGAGGCGCGTCGCGGCCAGCGCGGCAAGACCTGCTCCCTCCATTATTTATATCGTAtccccacctcctccctcctcctgctTTCCCATTCTAGCCGAGCACCGCAATTGCAGGGTTCCGGAGGCGAATAAAAAAGTTGCCTCCCCcgcaaaagtaaaaaaacgaaacaacCATCCACCAGACCAGCGCATCGCGGCACCGAGCGGGCGAGAGAGGGGAGCgagcggagggagggagggagggagagagggtggAGGAGCAAAAGTTCGataaaaggagaggaggagacgaAGCGTCCAAGCCCAAGTAACTTCCCCcaacctccgcctcgacccgcgacctccacctcctcctacTCCCATGCCTGCATCGAGATCTTAGCTGCGCCGGAGATCGAGAGGGaggagcggcgagcgcggcgcccCCCgatccctcctcctcgccgccgccggagccgacgacgaccaccgCCGATCGGTAAGTGATCGGATCCGCCTGCGTGCCAAGGCCCCGGGGCcgatcggcggcggggggcAGCCGGATCTGGTACGGAtcgcggcgaggggcggccgGATCTGGTACGGATCTCGCCGGGGCGGGCGTAATTCCGTGGCCCTgcgaggaggggggggggagcgCTTGGCGTTTTGCTacgtgggctgtgggtgcggCCCCCGATCGCGGCGTTGCTTTCAGCTCGGATCTAGCTGATGTGCGTCCTGCGCGCGCGGGCGCATGCGTTTTTGTGGTGGCGTTGTGGATAAGTCGGGGTTTTGTCCGCATTTGGTATGGCTGGCTGGTATCAATTGGGCTTGCGTTGTGGATtgcagggggaggaggggaggggaggacgcGATGGAGGCGGACTCCGGGAAGCTCTTCGTCGGCGGCATCTCGTGGGAGACGGACGAGGACCGCCTCCGCGAGTACTTCGGCCGGTTCGGGGAGGTCACCGAAGCCGTCATCATGCGGGACCGCAACACCGGCCGCGCCCGTGGGTTCGGGTTTGTGGTCTTCTCCGACCCAGGCGTCGCCGAGCGAGTCACCATGGATAAGCACATGATCGACGGGCGCATGGTAATCATGTGGTGACCTCCTTGCTCTTTCCTCTGCTAGTGAAGTATTGTGCATTTCGGTGGCAATTCTGTCCCAGTGCGGCTGTTCATTGTCTGAGCTCAATTGTCCATACCGATTCAGGTGGAAGCGAAGAAAGCTGTTCCCAGGGACGACCAAAGCATCACCAGCAAGAACAACGGCAGCAGCATAGGGTCACCTGGACCAGGCCGTACTAGAAAGATCTTTGTTGGAGGCTTGGCCTCTAATGTTACTGAGGTTGAATTCAGAAGGTACTTCGAGCAATTCGGTGTGATAACAGATGTGGTTGTCATGTACGACCACAACACGCAGAGGCCTAGGGGCTTCGGTTTCATCACCTATGATTCAGAAGATGCAGTGGACAAGGCACTACACAAGAACTTCCATGAGCTGAATGGTAAGATGGTTGAGGTCAAGAGAGCTGTTCCCAAGGAGCAATCACCTGGACCTGCTGCACGTTCACCTGCAGGAGGGCAGAACTATTCTATGAGCAGGGTCCATAACTTCTTGAATGGTTTCAACCAGGGATATAACCCAAACCCTCTTGGAGGTTATGGCATGAGGGTTGATGGAAGGTATGGCCTGCTTACAGGCGCACGAAATGGATTCTCTTCATTTGGCCCTGGTTATGGAATGGGCATGAATTCTGAATCTGGAATGAACGCGAATTTTGGCGCTAACTCTAGTTTTGCCAATAACTCCAATGGACGGCAGATAGGTTCATTCTACAATGGTAGTTCAAACAGATTAGGTAGTCCTATTGGTTATGTTGGTCTTAATGATGATTCAGGATCACTACTGAGTTCAATGGCAAGGAATGTTTGGGGTAATGGAAATCTGAACTACCCGAGCAACCCCACAAACATGAGTTCTTTTGCACCATCTGGAACTGGAGGTCAAATGGGTGTTACCGGTGACGGTATTAATTGGGGAGGTCCTACTGGCCATGGAATGGGCAACATTTCAAGCCTTGGGCTGGCTAACCTTGGCCGTGGAGCTGGAGACAGCTTTGGCTTGCCTTCTGGCAGCTATGGAAGGAGCAACACAACTGGTACCATTGGTGAACCCTTTTCTGCACCACCCAATGCATATGAAGTGAACAATGCAGATACATATGGAAGCAGCTCCATTTATGGAGACTCAACTTGGAGGTTCACATCATCTGAGATTGATATGCCTCCTTTTGGTAATGACCTTGGAAATGTTGAGCCAGATATCAAAACCAACATACCAGGAAGTTACATGGGCAACTATACTGTTAATAATAATCAGACAAGCAGAGGTCAGTAGTCACTTCAACATTTTGCTATGAGCTAAACACATATCCCCCATATCTTTGGAACCAAATTAATGTTGTCACTTATTTAGCcattaatgaagaaaatagtttatatagtCCCCTCCTATGCTGAATGTAGGTTGTTTTAGAGTATTGCACAAGAATTAGAAAATGTTAAGGTGACCTCGTTGCTTTATTGTTATGAAATGTTGGAAATGATACCTCATCTATACATGAGAATAGTTACATTCAATTAGCAAAGACATAAGTGGAACAGCTAGGGGACATGCGCCTATAACGACTTACATTTAATGAAGAGTAAAGAACTCTAATAGACTCTAATACAGCCTATATTTGGAATTGGAGAGTTCAACAAATAAAGATGTTTTCATGGTATATTCTCAAGCAAACTGGTGatactatataaaaaagatatacCTTTCTTGGGTGTTCCAATCTTGGAAATTTATCCTTAGGAGAATAGGAGTCAGGACCAGATGATGGTTAAATTTTGCATCAGCACAAAAGCAACCCATGTTCTATATCTACTATTCGACTTACTATATTTAAACCCATGCCTCAAATATAGTATGATTTCTCAGGTGTTTATGTAGATTCTAGATGATTTTGTTCAATACAAGATGCCTTCGCTTGTTATCCACACTTAAATGGGATACTTACGAATTAGAGTTGAGCACTACACTTGGAAAAACCAACATGCTATTGCTGGCCAATATTTACATGCCACCAtagaatttaaaaacatttgtATTAGCTGAGGACCTAATCTCATAATAATTTCTTGCCACAGctaatttgttaatttgaacTATGATAGTCTTGTTGTGTCTCTGcatgtgtttaaagttctggCAATAGGTTAACCATTTGCTGAAATAAAATAGTCATGCCTTAAAtggtttgcaaaattttatggATGCACGTGGGTTGGCTGATATTGTCTTCATTCCACTTCACATCAAGCCTAAAATGGTATTGCATTTGTTAATTTATGTGTTTGAATTATTTGTATGCAAATGAACAGGAAGGGGGCAATGCGACATACATCACTAGGAAAATGGTAGCACCTCTGTTGTTAGTCAATTCtgcacttaaaaaaaaatagagcagTAGATGAAGCATTTGATTGCACACTGCCCTTTTCTAATACATGTGTGTGATTCTGCATGGTCCTTTTCTAGAAAATTGAATGGGATTTTGGTCCTAGATTTTAATGAACATGGACATGAGTCAACTACCTATCTTGCCCATATACTTTATGGAGCTGTGATATTTTGGCTGTTTTTTGGACAATTATGTTCACCTTCCTAATCCATCTTTATTGCTAGATCAGTCAGTCAACTAGTtgaaaactctaaatttcAGTGTGGCCTAAAGGCCTGTTGCCTCACATATGCAATGGATACTTGTTGTTAACAACAAATGTAGATATCTACTGCTCATTCTAGTCACAGATACATGTTTAGACATGCATGCACTAACTTTTGGAACTCTGATTATTAGGTTGGATGCATGAAATCATTTGTaagtaatataaatatactatagtTATCGATAGAATTTAGTGGTAAAATTGTGTTAGGAATAGTTTTGATGTCTGAAATGGCATGCATTTATTAAGCATAGAGCTGTATGAATATGTTTTGGAACAAATCAAATCCTTGActttgatataatgttttatttaccaGTAATTTACCAATTTAACACCTGATCTGTTATCAGTGAAGTAATTTAGGCTGTTCTTAATACTCCTTTATCATTAAAATCTGTATTGACGATAGCTACAACATCTCTTTCTTACTATGATTGTCAAATCAATTTGCAGGTATCACTTCCTAGCGAGAGTActattatattcatatatgacTTGGGATAGATGAAAGAAGCATTATATCAGGTATTCAGGTGCATGACTATGAATTGGTGATATCAGGTTAATATACGGGTTAGTTAATTGTTTCTAGCTAACCAGAGGTGTGGTTTATGGACACCACCATGCTAGAGGAGCGAATACAAACGTTTTGTGAAGGTTTCAGATTTTAGTTTAATTCCTACATGTATTAGGTCTTGGTTTTTGAATGAGATGTGCAGTGGTGATTGCGGCACATACTTAGAGTGTTCCAACATAAGCTGGAATCCTGTCATATGGACAAACTTGTATACCAAAGGAATGCTTTATTATCTTGCCCATTTATGGCTACATTAGCTCGCTTGTTTTCATTCCTTTTTTAACCATTCCATTTGTATACTAGAGATCTGCTTGACTTACTAGTGAAACTATTTGGGTACGCCAATCCTATCTTTGCAGTTGGCACCCAGAAATAAAGCCACCAAAagtacatacatatttattctGCCTTGATTTGCCATATGTATGCATCTGTTCTTTTTGAAATAGAACTTTGGGTTTGATTTTGCCAATTTATACATTGTGTGTCATTGCTGTAAAGCTTATATATAGCTGTTCTGCTGTTGCCTGTTGGTTTAGTTAAATGTAGCCTTTCATAGCATGGCATGTGGCTTGTGCCTTTCTGTTCGCTCATCTTTTAGAAAGTAGCTTTG includes:
- the LOC102718569 gene encoding heterogeneous nuclear ribonucleoprotein 1 yields the protein MEADSGKLFVGGISWETDEDRLREYFGRFGEVTEAVIMRDRNTGRARGFGFVVFSDPGVAERVTMDKHMIDGRMVEAKKAVPRDDQSITSKNNGSSIGSPGPGRTRKIFVGGLASNVTEVEFRRYFEQFGVITDVVVMYDHNTQRPRGFGFITYDSEDAVDKALHKNFHELNGKMVEVKRAVPKEQSPGPAARSPAGGQNYSMSRVHNFLNGFNQGYNPNPLGGYGMRVDGRYGLLTGARNGFSSFGPGYGMGMNSESGMNANFGANSSFANNSNGRQIGSFYNGSSNRLGSPIGYVGLNDDSGSLLSSMARNVWGNGNLNYPSNPTNMSSFAPSGTGGQMGVTGDGINWGGPTGHGMGNISSLGLANLGRGAGDSFGLPSGSYGRSNTTGTIGEPFSAPPNAYEVNNADTYGSSSIYGDSTWRFTSSEIDMPPFGNDLGNVEPDIKTNIPGSYMGNYTVNNNQTSRGITS